One uncultured Gellertiella sp. genomic window carries:
- a CDS encoding heme lyase CcmF/NrfE family subunit — MIIELGHFALVLSLVVALLMAILPVIGAARRDGPLMAIAPVGTILQFLLVAVAFGVLMHAHFVSDFSVMNVWQNSHSLVPDLFRISGVWGNHEGSMMLWLFILSLFSALVALFSGNLPVRLRALTLSVQAWISTAFILFILLTSNPFIRLNPAPVEGQDLNPVLQDVGLAIHPPLLYLGYVGFSVCFSFAVAALIEGRIDAAWARWVRPWALMAWAFLTAGIAMGSYWAYYELGWGGWWFWDPVENASFMPWLAGTALLHSALVMEKREALKIWTILLSILTFSLSLLGTFLVRSGVLTSVHAFASDPTRGIFILVILMLFIGGALTLFAVRANRLTAGGLFQPISREGALVLNNLILTVSTATVLTGTLYPMLVETLTGEKISVGAPFFNLTFGLLMLPLLVVMPFGPLLAWKRGDLLAASQRLMVIALLAMVLALGFYYAHNGGPVMAVAGLAAGFWLIIGALADLWGRAGFGRVETPVALRRLFGLPRSAFGTAIAHLGFGVSVLGIVIVTVFATENVREMKPGATVEAGGYSITFDGVSADQGPNYQESRAHFILKRGGADAGDVSSAKRIYVARKMPTTEAGIKTYGLSQLYVSLGDPMANGGIVVRIWWKPWILCIWLGAVIMAIGGFVSLSDRRLRVGAPRRKARMLAAALEAAE, encoded by the coding sequence ATGATCATCGAACTCGGGCATTTCGCGCTGGTCCTGTCGCTCGTCGTGGCATTGCTGATGGCCATCCTGCCGGTGATCGGCGCGGCGCGGCGCGACGGACCGCTGATGGCAATCGCCCCGGTCGGCACCATCCTGCAGTTCCTGCTGGTTGCCGTTGCCTTCGGCGTGCTGATGCATGCCCATTTCGTCTCGGATTTCTCCGTGATGAATGTCTGGCAGAATTCCCATTCGCTGGTGCCCGACCTGTTCCGGATCTCCGGCGTCTGGGGCAATCACGAGGGCTCGATGATGCTGTGGCTGTTCATCCTCAGCCTGTTTTCAGCGCTGGTGGCGCTGTTCAGCGGCAATCTTCCGGTGCGGCTGCGGGCCCTGACCCTGTCGGTGCAGGCCTGGATCAGCACCGCCTTCATCCTGTTCATCCTGCTCACCTCCAATCCCTTCATCCGCCTCAATCCGGCCCCGGTCGAGGGGCAGGATCTGAACCCGGTTTTGCAGGATGTCGGCCTCGCCATCCATCCGCCACTGCTCTATCTCGGCTATGTCGGCTTTTCCGTCTGCTTCTCGTTCGCCGTGGCGGCGCTGATCGAAGGCCGCATCGATGCCGCCTGGGCGCGCTGGGTGCGGCCCTGGGCGCTGATGGCCTGGGCCTTCCTGACGGCGGGCATCGCCATGGGCTCCTACTGGGCCTATTACGAACTGGGCTGGGGCGGCTGGTGGTTCTGGGACCCGGTCGAAAACGCCTCCTTCATGCCCTGGCTGGCGGGCACCGCGCTGCTGCATTCGGCGCTGGTGATGGAAAAGCGCGAGGCGCTGAAGATCTGGACGATCCTGCTGTCGATCCTCACCTTCTCGCTGTCGCTGCTCGGCACCTTCCTGGTGCGCTCCGGCGTCCTGACCTCGGTCCATGCCTTTGCCTCCGATCCGACGCGCGGCATCTTCATCCTCGTCATCCTGATGCTGTTCATCGGCGGGGCGCTGACCCTTTTTGCGGTCCGGGCGAACCGGCTGACGGCGGGCGGGCTGTTCCAGCCGATCTCGCGCGAGGGCGCGCTGGTGCTGAACAACCTGATCCTGACGGTCTCCACTGCCACCGTTCTGACCGGCACGCTCTATCCGATGCTGGTCGAAACCCTGACCGGCGAGAAGATTTCCGTCGGCGCGCCGTTCTTCAACCTCACCTTCGGCCTGCTGATGCTGCCGCTGCTGGTGGTGATGCCCTTCGGGCCGCTGCTGGCCTGGAAGCGCGGCGATCTGCTGGCCGCGTCGCAGCGGCTGATGGTGATCGCGCTTCTGGCCATGGTGCTGGCGCTCGGCTTCTACTATGCCCATAATGGCGGGCCGGTGATGGCGGTGGCGGGCCTTGCCGCCGGGTTCTGGCTGATTATTGGTGCGCTGGCCGATCTCTGGGGCCGCGCCGGTTTTGGCCGGGTCGAAACCCCGGTGGCGCTGCGGCGGCTGTTCGGCCTGCCGCGTTCGGCCTTCGGCACGGCGATTGCCCATCTCGGCTTCGGCGTCAGCGTGCTGGGCATTGTCATCGTCACCGTCTTTGCCACGGAAAATGTCCGCGAAATGAAGCCGGGGGCCACCGTCGAGGCGGGCGGCTATTCCATCACCTTTGACGGCGTGTCGGCTGACCAGGGTCCGAACTATCAGGAAAGCCGGGCGCATTTCATCCTGAAGCGCGGTGGTGCGGATGCAGGCGACGTCTCCTCCGCCAAGCGCATCTATGTGGCGCGGAAAATGCCGACCACCGAGGCGGGCATCAAGACCTACGGCCTGTCGCAGCTCTATGTCTCGCTCGGCGATCCCATGGCCAATGGCGGCATCGTCGTGCGGATCTGGTGGAAGCCGTGGATCCTCTGCATCTGGCTGGGCGCGGTGATCATGGCCATCGGCGGCTTCGTCTCGCTCTCCGACCGGCGGTTGCGCGTCGGTGCGCCGCGCCGCAAGGCCCGGATGCTGGCCGCCGCCCTGGAGGCTGCCGAATGA
- a CDS encoding HAMP domain-containing sensor histidine kinase: MSLRLRSLTARVLLLATLWSAVALVVIAVVISTLYRQGAERGFQELLRAQLYNVINSVSIGPDGNIAGRPELGDLRFSQPQTGWYWMVEPLGDFRTAALTSASLGVTKLDMPPIAAVPFDDNYERFYIEDDGQGNKVQVAETEVVLDQDGRAARFRVSGNHAIVESDIQAFSNRLYLALGGFGIGSLLVNAFAILIGLRPLDQARAALEMIRRGEAERLPTDFPREIQPLASEVNALIDSNRRIVERARMQVGNLAHSLKTPIAVLLNESRVLDKGHGDLVKSQAEAMQGQVQSYLNRARIAAQRDTVLARSEAETVLERLLRVMRRLNPDLAFELAVTPPGLALAMEQQDVEETVGNLLDNAARFAESRVAIHASLSPRGPTEEDTARRQWIEVLVDDDGPGLEPDEIREAMKRGRRLDESQPGTGLGLSIVTEIASEYQGQFALSRSPAGGLRARLLLPGVTLGG; encoded by the coding sequence ATGAGCCTCAGGCTCCGCTCGCTCACCGCGCGGGTGCTGCTGCTCGCAACGCTCTGGTCCGCCGTGGCGCTGGTGGTGATCGCGGTGGTGATCTCGACGCTTTACCGGCAGGGGGCGGAACGGGGTTTTCAGGAATTGCTGCGCGCCCAGCTCTACAATGTCATCAATTCCGTCTCCATCGGCCCGGATGGCAATATTGCCGGGCGGCCTGAACTCGGCGACCTCCGTTTTTCGCAGCCGCAGACCGGCTGGTACTGGATGGTCGAGCCGCTCGGCGATTTCAGGACGGCGGCGCTCACCTCCGCCTCGCTCGGGGTGACCAAACTGGACATGCCGCCAATCGCCGCCGTGCCCTTCGATGACAATTACGAGCGTTTCTATATCGAGGATGACGGCCAGGGCAACAAGGTGCAGGTGGCCGAAACCGAGGTGGTGCTGGACCAGGACGGACGCGCCGCGCGTTTCCGGGTCAGCGGCAACCATGCGATTGTCGAAAGCGACATCCAGGCCTTTTCCAACCGGCTCTATCTGGCGCTTGGCGGCTTCGGCATCGGCAGCCTGCTGGTCAATGCCTTCGCCATCCTGATCGGCCTGCGCCCCCTCGACCAGGCGCGCGCCGCACTGGAAATGATCCGGCGCGGCGAGGCGGAGCGGCTGCCGACGGATTTCCCCCGCGAAATCCAGCCGCTGGCCAGCGAGGTCAATGCGCTGATCGACAGCAACCGCCGCATCGTCGAGCGGGCCCGCATGCAGGTCGGCAATCTCGCCCATTCGCTGAAGACACCGATCGCGGTGTTGCTGAACGAATCCCGCGTGCTCGACAAGGGCCATGGCGATCTGGTGAAGAGCCAGGCGGAAGCCATGCAGGGACAGGTGCAATCCTATCTCAACCGCGCCCGCATCGCTGCCCAGCGCGATACCGTCCTTGCCCGCAGCGAGGCCGAAACGGTGCTGGAACGGCTGCTCCGGGTGATGCGCCGCCTCAATCCCGACCTTGCCTTCGAACTTGCGGTGACGCCGCCCGGCCTGGCGCTGGCGATGGAACAGCAGGATGTGGAGGAAACCGTCGGCAACCTGCTCGACAATGCCGCCCGCTTTGCCGAAAGCCGGGTGGCGATCCATGCCAGCCTGTCGCCGAGGGGCCCAACCGAGGAAGATACCGCCCGCCGCCAGTGGATCGAGGTGCTGGTGGATGATGACGGGCCGGGTCTCGAGCCGGACGAGATCCGCGAGGCGATGAAGCGTGGCCGCAGGCTCGACGAAAGCCAGCCCGGCACCGGCCTCGGCCTGTCCATCGTCACCGAGATCGCCTCGGAATATCAGGGACAATTTGCCTTGAGCCGCAGTCCGGCGGGCGGTTTGCGCGCCCGGCTGTTGCTTCCCGGTGTCACCCTCGGCGGTTAA
- the ccmI gene encoding c-type cytochrome biogenesis protein CcmI, translating into MIFWITVAIVTAVVAVLLILPLTRATGPLADDRDKEQSVYRDQLTELDRDRAGGLISDAEAEYARAEISRRLLAASSTAAGASTAVGSAMPLAASKRRLRLRLAELAVIVALPAIAVPLYLEVGAPGLPAQPLAERLANPGDNIGLLLAKVERHLLQQPEDGAGWDLVAPIYYRNQLFDKAADAYRNALRILGPTVDRSGGFAETLIAGESGKVNDEAVAALQDVLVKDPGNPRARFYMALRLEQDGKRAEAFAAFTALKKDAPAGANWVDLVSQHVAVNDPAAPAPKPEAAAPGNPDAGDIAAASGMTAGDRQQMILGMVETLDARLKNEPDNFEGWVRLIRSYGVLNMPDRAADALKRATVAFPPETDKGRQILDIARSMGLRPEGSAQ; encoded by the coding sequence ATGATATTCTGGATCACCGTTGCCATTGTGACAGCCGTCGTGGCCGTCCTTCTGATTTTGCCGCTCACCCGCGCCACCGGCCCGCTCGCCGATGACCGCGACAAGGAGCAATCGGTCTATCGCGACCAGCTGACGGAACTCGACCGCGACCGGGCCGGGGGCCTGATTTCCGATGCGGAGGCCGAGTATGCCCGCGCCGAAATCAGCCGCCGCCTGCTTGCCGCCAGTTCCACCGCTGCCGGGGCAAGCACCGCTGTCGGGAGCGCCATGCCGCTTGCCGCCTCGAAACGGCGGCTGCGCCTGAGGCTTGCCGAACTTGCGGTCATCGTCGCGCTGCCCGCCATCGCGGTGCCGCTCTATCTGGAAGTCGGCGCGCCCGGCCTTCCCGCCCAGCCGCTCGCAGAACGGCTTGCCAATCCCGGCGACAATATCGGGCTGCTGCTGGCCAAGGTCGAGCGGCATCTGTTGCAGCAGCCGGAGGATGGCGCGGGCTGGGACCTGGTCGCCCCGATCTATTACCGCAACCAGCTGTTCGACAAGGCGGCGGATGCCTATCGCAATGCGCTGCGCATTCTCGGGCCGACGGTCGACCGGTCCGGCGGCTTTGCCGAAACGCTGATTGCCGGCGAAAGCGGCAAGGTCAATGACGAGGCGGTCGCAGCCTTGCAGGACGTGCTTGTCAAAGACCCGGGCAATCCGCGCGCCCGCTTCTACATGGCGCTGAGGCTGGAGCAGGACGGCAAGCGGGCAGAGGCCTTTGCCGCCTTCACGGCGCTGAAGAAGGATGCGCCCGCCGGTGCCAACTGGGTCGATCTCGTCAGCCAGCATGTTGCTGTCAACGATCCCGCCGCGCCTGCACCGAAACCGGAGGCTGCCGCCCCCGGCAATCCCGATGCGGGCGATATCGCCGCCGCCAGCGGGATGACCGCCGGTGACCGCCAGCAGATGATCCTCGGCATGGTCGAAACGCTCGATGCCCGGCTGAAGAACGAGCCCGACAATTTCGAGGGCTGGGTGCGGCTGATCCGCTCCTATGGCGTGCTCAACATGCCCGACAGGGCGGCAGACGCCCTGAAGCGCGCCACCGTCGCCTTCCCGCCCGAAACCGACAAGGGCAGGCAGATCCTCGACATCGCCAGAAGCATGGGCCTCAGGCCCGAAGGAAGTGCACAATGA
- a CDS encoding cytochrome c-type biogenesis protein, which yields MIRRIALALFLFASALPALAVNPDEMLADPALEARARAISANLRCMVCQNQSIDDSNAELAKDLRLLVRQRLARGDSDQQVFDYLVSRYGEFVLLKPRVSGRTLILWGMPGLLVAIGGLSLILMARRRRTATERPGLTPEEQARVEAILKDE from the coding sequence ATGATCCGCCGGATCGCGCTCGCCCTCTTCCTGTTCGCCTCGGCGCTGCCCGCCCTTGCGGTCAATCCCGACGAGATGCTGGCCGACCCGGCGCTCGAGGCGCGGGCCCGGGCGATTTCGGCCAACTTGCGCTGCATGGTCTGCCAGAACCAGTCGATTGACGATTCCAACGCGGAACTTGCCAAGGACCTCCGCCTCCTCGTCCGCCAGCGGCTGGCGCGCGGCGACAGCGACCAGCAGGTCTTCGACTATCTGGTGTCACGCTATGGCGAATTCGTGCTGCTGAAGCCGCGCGTGTCCGGGCGCACCCTGATCCTCTGGGGCATGCCCGGCCTGCTGGTCGCCATCGGCGGCCTGTCACTCATCCTGATGGCCCGCCGCCGACGGACAGCCACCGAACGCCCCGGCCTTACCCCCGAGGAACAGGCACGGGTCGAGGCGATCCTGAAGGACGAGTGA
- the ccmE gene encoding cytochrome c maturation protein CcmE translates to MTRKQKRLAVIGGGMAFILTAVLLVMFAFGQSVAYFYVPGDLARAHVGPGTRIRLGGLVATGSVVRGQGSTVTFAVTDGTGLKVPVTYTGILPDLFREGQGVVTEGAFGPDGALFAADIVLAKHDEKYMPKDVADKLKAQGFGKGEEAAK, encoded by the coding sequence ATGACCCGCAAGCAGAAGCGGCTCGCCGTCATCGGTGGCGGCATGGCCTTCATCCTCACCGCCGTGCTGCTGGTGATGTTCGCCTTCGGCCAGTCGGTCGCCTATTTCTATGTGCCGGGGGATCTCGCCAGGGCGCATGTCGGCCCCGGCACCCGCATAAGGCTCGGCGGGCTGGTGGCGACGGGTTCGGTGGTGCGCGGCCAGGGCTCGACGGTCACCTTCGCGGTCACAGATGGCACCGGCCTCAAGGTGCCGGTCACCTATACCGGCATTCTGCCCGACCTGTTCCGCGAAGGGCAGGGGGTGGTGACCGAGGGCGCGTTCGGACCCGATGGCGCGCTGTTTGCCGCCGATATCGTGCTTGCCAAGCATGACGAGAAATACATGCCGAAAGATGTCGCCGACAAGCTGAAGGCGCAGGGCTTCGGGAAGGGCGAAGAGGCAGCCAAATGA